The segment CTCGTGCGTCGACGCCCCGAGGCGAATGCCGTTGACCGAGAGCACACTGCTCGTCGTCGCGACGGCTTGGACCACATCGGCGCGGGTGTACACCGTGATACCGTACCGATCGAAGCCGTAACCGAGCAGGCCGTCGCCGCCGATGAGCCGGACAGCCGACGGCGTGCCGAAGCGGACCAGCACCTCGGTGATCGGCATACCGAGCTCGATGTCGGCGAGTCCGACGCCCGGAACTACCGGCGCCGCACCGATGGCGGCGCGCCACGGATGCGCCGCGGCGACGGCGATGAGCGAAACGAGGGCCACGCGGCCGAGCCATGTCCGGTATCGCATCGATCTCCCCTCCGGTTGATGCGACGTGCGCGAAACTCGATGCTGCGGCATCGGCTTACACTCCCAGACCGTCGTAGACCCACACCACGGCCCAGACGTACCACTGCGTCTCCGCGTACGGCGGAATCCCATTCCACCGGCGGACCGCCCCGCTCCCCGCATTGTAGGCGGCGAAGGTGAGCGGCCAGCTTCGGAATTCCCCGTAGTCCGCCCGCAGGAGACGGGCCGCGCCGAGAACATTCTGCCAGGGATCGCGCGGATCCACGCCGAGGCCGGCGGCTGTGCCGGGCATCAACTGCCCCAGCCCCTCGGCGCCGGCGGACGAGATCGATTGGTGCTCGAACCGGCTCTCGATGTACAGGACGGCGGCGAGGATCCGCTCGTCGAACCCTTCGCCGCCGGCTGCGGTGCGAATGGCATGCGCCACCCACAGTGCCTGCCCGGGGGACAGCCGCGGGTTCGAGGCCCGGACGAACTGCGCGAGCCCGTCGAGCGTGCCCACCCGCCAGCGAGGACGCTCCGTCTCGATGCCGAGCCGTGCCAGCCACGCTTCCGCGTACCCGGCCTCGGCGACCGTGGGATGAAGAGCGAGGACCGCCCGAAACCACTGCCGCGCACCGGCACGGTCTCCCCGCACTACCAGC is part of the bacterium genome and harbors:
- a CDS encoding lytic transglycosylase domain-containing protein; translated protein: MSLRVSVAGLLVALAAAAPGGPAAAANSHDLLTAGWQAYQAGDMASAQATFARAAAASPASATPAVWLGAVLVVRGDRAGARQWFRAVLALHPTVAEAGYAEAWLARLGIETERPRWRVGTLDGLAQFVRASNPRLSPGQALWVAHAIRTAAGGEGFDERILAAVLYIESRFEHQSISSAGAEGLGQLMPGTAAGLGVDPRDPWQNVLGAARLLRADYGEFRSWPLTFAAYNAGSGAVRRWNGIPPYAETQWYVWAVVWVYDGLGV